The Phalacrocorax carbo chromosome 2, bPhaCar2.1, whole genome shotgun sequence region tgttttagaacaaaataaCTGAATTTAAAGTTAATGTGTCCTTTCATTCAGAAATGAAGCTCTTATTTTGACAAATCTAATAATCTTTGCAAATAAAAGTCCAGTTTAAGCACtacaaaaagaagataaaatgaaCTGTAGTTTGAATATTTCCATCTTTTGTGATTTAGCAttattttcaagtgttccaTGTCAACCTTTTGTAAAATCAAATATTGCATTTacataaaatagcattttgcaaaatttaGCTGGGTTTTGTAACTTTTTGGAAACATAAACAACACTGGATGCAAGAACATGAAAGTGAAATCCCTCATAAACTTCTATTAACCAGTGAAACTAATCAGGCTAATTTCTCTGTCCAGCATAAGTaaagagaaacacaaaagagaatttaaaatgtaatatttactATTATGGTTTCACCAGTTCCCTGTCTTCGCAAACAGCacatatattatttaaaagtgAAGATCTTGCTGAAGTTGATATTGCCCTTTAAACAAACATGTAGGTCAGAATGGATGGGCTGTGCCACAGGAAATACAGTTACCAACCCCGTAAGCATCAGTGAAAACagataaatatttgaatataaGGGACCCTAGTGAGACTTCTTCTGAAGTGCATTTTCAGGATTGGgtctgaaagagaagaaatgacAAACTTGCAGTGGAATTCACAAGAAGTATACTTGAAGTGTAGGATAGTCATCAGGGAGTTAGCTTCAGAAAATCCTTCATGCAAAGAACAGTGCAGAACAATTGTCCTGCTGGGTGAGAATATACGCACTGCTAGAAGAACTGTAGCCAAAGAAAAGCTTGCTTGGAAGCCTGCACCCAAAAAGATACTTCTTAAACAATTCTTAGCACCAAAAATGAATGTGAACTACCAGCCAAAGCAGGGTAGAGAAGAAATTAGAAATGGGTTAATTAGGTGCAGAAAATACTAGTGCTGAGCACATACTGAAGAACACCTGAGTATCTTACTGTTTTCCTatgataaattattaaaataatctattttttccattcactATGGCTACTCCATTATGTATCATTAGGGAATGGAGATTTATGCATGCAAGTATTTGCCAGGCAACAAAAGGGGGACGTAGAGGCTATTTAGCATATGGCAGAAGAAAAGGTTAACAACAAGATTCTACTAGCTGGTTTACACAACAGGCTAATTAACCCTAAGAAGATACAAGATGAAAGCAGGTAAAAATCCATCTCAATTGGCAGTGCACGTTGTATGCTATGGTACTAATGATTTAAATTTATCTCAAATAAGAGATATTTGGTGGAAATTacaaaatctgaaaacagaattattatGGGCCAGTTGGCCTGTAATAACAccttttttgttattaacaGGACAATTTACAGACTTTGAGGCTACACTGATATTAGGAAACTGAACAGTACCAGGGAACATTTCCCAACAACTGAAACTAATCCATCTATAAAGTTAAACAGTAAGCATGGTCACTGACACTGTTTTGTCCTGGACTGACTAGCATTCTCCTAAACAACTCCTGAGCACAGCTGAGGGGCTATCATGGGTCCACAATGATTCCAAGACTCACTTTGCATGGGGACTTCTTATTTTTGAGAGCAAAAGAATGTAATCATATCTTCCCAAGGAAAATTCATTTAGTATTATAGACAAAGCCTGAGTTTTCTGGAGCCCATTTTACCTGAAGGTCAACCTAACCAAAGCTATTTAGCAAGTTATATGAAGAAACCATATCTATAATTTTAATGACCAATGACCAGCCGTTTTTGGACCTGGACACTATATGCCATTAAGAAGGAAATACAGCAACTTTATATTTCCTTTATATGCACTCTCTGTGCCAATAACTGTTTGACAAAAGCCAGAGGGCACTCAGCCAGAGACTCCATTGTGGAAGGAAAGCCATTCTGATCcaatgaagagaaaaacaagatgCTTTGACCACCACTTAGGGAAACAATAACATGATCATCATCAATCAAAGCAGAGCTGGGTAGCAGAGAAGACATTGCTACAGTCTTAGTACTTCTAACAACACTGGTGATTAAGCCCCTACCTTACTTGCCAAAGTGAGTTGCTTTCTAAATCAAAGTTTAGAGATCAACAGCAAGTGGAATTACTGGATAAAATGAAGTGAGTTCCCTAACTCTGCTATGCACATATTTGGTATGAATATGTGACGTTAGAAGATGAATGGGATAGCTTCAATCTGCCAGGCTGCACTCACAATGAACTCTGACTGCAAAATTGGAGCCTAATACAAGAAAATAAGTTCACTCTTCGAGGACTAAACAAATAATTCTGCAGAAAACTTGGTTCTTTATCTTCAGTGAAACTTATTGCAAGAGGAAGTGCTTCCCAGTGTGAGCAAAAAACAGAGTCAAACCAGAGTCAAAACAGTCAGTAAAACAGAGTTATGCATTCAGTTAAAAATGCAAGCCCAAGTGAAGTGGTACATGTCTGCAATGATTTTACAAACTAGGGGCAGGAGATATTCAGCAGCTCCTGGAATCTGGAACACAATGAAACTGCCATTACAAATCACCTTCAACAAAAACCTTCTTATCTTAGCAggaaattattcagaaatataTAGAGGATCTtggcagcattttattttaaatattttttctgaattaaacaACAGGTTGAGCTGGTCTAAGGGGTGGACCAAATGCCTGATGATAATGTGGGAGCTACTACTTTGTGCTTCATCAGATGttactttaaatatttgcatacaAAAAATTTACATACAAAATTCTAACCCAAGTTTTGCCTAAAGGAGTAtcattcaaaacagaaaacaatacaATAATGCTATTATTATATTATTGCTATATTGTTATGTTATTGCTATTTTTTGCCAAATCAGAGCTATCATCCAGTCTACAGCAACGATCAAGAATTGCACTGAGTACACCTCATAACAGTACTTTTTAGCTACTCACACCAGTCTCACAAGCATGATATGAATGCATAATATGCTGTGTTTTAGAAGGGGATGGTGACTCTGCAAGATgatcaaattaataaaatgagaaCATCATCCCCTTATAGACTTACTGTTTGAACTTTGCGGAAATCCAGGTAAGGAGGATGGTCCATTCATTCCAGGCAGAAGAACAGGAGGAAGACCAGGGAGTCCTGGATAAGCTGCTGGCAAACTGATACCATGAAGAGAACTGCTGTCCATCATGCCTGGCTGCTGTACTGTTAATCCTAGCACATCAGTAGCCTTCTTTATGCGATCCAGTTCTTGCTGTGCCATCAGCTGTCTAACTGTTGTAGGAGCTAAATAATCTTTCTCCCGATCTAGCTGACTTCCCACAGTTTCTCTCACTTTTGTAATATGTTGTTTGGAAAATATATGATCTCTTATGGACAAACGCGCAGAATATTTCACGCCACATAGAGAACATTCTGGCTTTGTCCCATCAGGTCCAGTCTGATTTATCATAAATGGCTTCCCTATGTTaattttgaatttcttttctttagccCGGGCATTCTGAAACCAGACCTGGACCACACGTTTGGGCAGGCCAATCTCATTCCCTAGCATTTCGCATTCCTGCATTGTTGGAGTCCGGTAGTCACTAAAGCAAGCCTTGAGAACTTTAAGCTGAAGGTTACTCATTTGTGTTCGGAAACGTTTGTGGCCTGGCCGATCACTGTTTTTGGATTTGAAGGGATTGCTAGCTCCAAATGGGTTAGGTGAACTTGGATCAGCTATGCTTGAAGTTTCACTGCGGTCGGCGTTATCGTCAGGGTCGTCGGTAATGTAGTAACTTTGGTCATGATCACCatctttttcactgaaatgtaTTGAGGGGCTTGTtagggaaaacagaaatttatcATCGGTATTCTCATTTGTAGGTGTAGTTGCAGCTTTTGGTAGCGTGTCGTTCACAAGTGGTTTTGGTTCTTTGGGAGGTGATGCAGGTTTTGCATCCCCTGAACTGCCAGTCGTGCTTTCCATTTCATTGTTCCCTTCATCTCCTGTTGTGGCATCACTAATTGCTGTATTAATTGATGAAGTCTCATCAAAGTCAGTCTTGTTTTGATCATATCCAGAGTCAGCAGGAGGGGCATTCAAATTTTCTATATCCTCACTGGACTCTGCTTTAAAAGAAGAAGGGCTTAAGAGGTTCTTCGGTGacatttctgcagttttgctAACAGGGGTTGATACAGTGGAGGCTAATTCATTTTCACTTGATAATTCCGTTTTTGCTATTGACAGTGATGGGTAATCAAAAAATATGTACTTTTGTGGACTTTCTCCTCCATCTTCAGTGGATATCAAAGGACTTGGAGGCAAACTGTAACCAGCCTGTTTCCCTTCATTCCAATGTCGAGAGCGAATGTGGCTTTCTAAAGCTGATTTTGCTTTAAACAGAGCTCGACAAAATGGACACCTTTTGTGGGACTGGGCTGGACCAACTGCACGAAattgtccttttctttctcgGGCTCTCGTGTTCTGAAACCAGACTTGTACAACTCTCTTTTTCAGTCCCACTTCACGTGCAATGTGATCTAGCATCTTTCTGGTGGGGTTGGAATCTAGTAGGTACTTTTCATAGAGTATTTCCAGCTGCTCTGGAGTAATTGTAGTTCTTAACCGCTTATCACGATGTTGATCTTCTCCACTgtttcctccctctttctcactacagttattttcttctttatcatCTAGTTTTCGTTTCAGGGAACCAGAAACTGTAGCAGGGTGTGCCGTATGTGATGAGCCAGTTTGTGGTGGCATCTGAGCAAGAGAACTATTAAGTAACTGTCCAGTCATCAAAGGATTATTGGGGTCAAATATCATGTAGGGCATATCCATTGGTCTTTCTAGAAACTGTGAGTGAAGAAATTGGTTTTGGGCTGCTAGGAAATGCATGTGCTGGTGCTCTTGCCAAAGTTCTAGAGTTGGAAAGGCAACTGTACACTGATCACATTGGTACTGTAATAACTGAGGAGGTAGACTGTTCTGTAGAGAAGTCATTGAAATTGGCAAAGGACTGGAAGGAACAGGTGTGGTTTGTGATGCAGAAGGAGGTCTCCCTACCATCTGTGattgtttttgttgctgtggtTGAGAAGCTGAGGGCTGAGGGTCAGAAGAGGTTACTGGAGTAGACTGTACTGGTTTGGTGCTCTGGGAAGTTGTATCAGTTTGCTTAGAGATggtttcatttggttttggtttttctgtgGACTCTGGTTTAGGAGAAGCCTTCTCAGGTTCTGGTTTGGGTGACGGAATCAAAGGAGTACTAGAACCAGAGCCAGAGCTTGCTGCTGTGACTGCCAAGCTTTTTGATGAGTCGTTTTGCCCAGAAACTGTGCAGTTCTTATACACTGTTTGATCAGAGGCATCCATAGAATCTTCAGTTTGGCTTTCATCTTGAGCATCGTCATCTTCGTCTTTATAACACTGCTTTTTCTGGTGTGTAATCAAATCAAAGATCCTGGGGAAAACCACACTGCACTTTTTGCACTGATATTGCATGTTACTGGTTCGAATGTAACGCTCATTCGTCAGTTCCCTTTTCTCATTGTCTTTAGTTTCAGCTTGATTTTCATAACTTTTGCGAGCTTTTTGTCGTGCGTTTTGGAACCATACAACAATAACTCGAGTAGGTAGGTTAAGTACAGTTGAAAGTTGTTCGATTTCGTCATCCTTTGGATAAGCATTTGTGTCAAAGAAGTCTTGGAGGACACGAAGCTGGTAGTCAGTAAACCGAGTCCTAGATGATCTCTTGCTGAAAGATGCATCAGACTTGTAAGGTTCTACAGCTGAAGGTTGAGGATCTATTCTGATATCTTCCAGTACTGTTATGGGAGGGTTGCTGAAGTTATATGGAGAAtctttatttctctgtctttctttaaACAGCGTATTACGAAACCAGTGCTTGATAACTTTCTGTGAAAGGCCAGATTTCTCAGCCATTTCTTGGATCTGCTCTTCACTTGGAGAATTGTTAATATCAAAATAAGCCCGCAAGATTTTTAACTGGTCATCTGTAATTCTTGTACGTGGACGCTTGAACTGAGAGTGCCGCAGGAAATTGGGATCTaatcccagctgctgctgacaaaGCTGGGTAAGATCTGCAGATAAAGTATCCATTGGTGGCAACTGGAGGGCAAGCTGAGGAGGCAATGCAGGATGCTGCACTGGCTGCATCATAATTGGAGGAAAAAGTGGGAGATCCAGTGAAACAGGAAGCTGTACTTGAGGTGGGGCTGACGGTGGTGGAGGTGGAGGGGGaggtggaggtggtggaggaggcGGCGGTGGTGGTGTGGGTGGTGGAGCTTGCAAAGGAGTGGGAGTTGTGTTCTGAATTTTTCCAGCCCCAGCTGAAGAAGGCTGAGAAGGagttggaggaggaggaggtggtggtggaggaggaggtggcggTGGAGGCGGTGGTGTTTCTGGAGAAGATGGAGAAATTGGATAAAGCTTGTCATATGCCTCCCTGTACTGTCTGGCAAACTTTTCTAATGCTCCATATGGAAAAAACTGTCCATGCACATGTTCTTGATGACTTTTCAGAATAAGAATGTTGGAAAAGAGCTTACTGCAGGTTCCACATTCCAGTTTGTCTGTGTTTTCACCGTCACcagccttgctttttttctgcactttttgTCTGTTCTCATTGTATTGGATAACTAACTCAAATCCAAAGTTCTCCAACAAAGCCTTGGCTGCATTCCCCCTTGCTCCAGAAGCTATTCTGGGTGGTGGGATGGCTGGTTCTGAGGATTTTGGCTTCTTcatatctttgttttcttttagtccTTCATTCTCATTAGTAAATTCTTGCTTTGGCTTCTCTTGTTTCTCAGAAATTTCTTCTGACTCCTTATATGATGGCATATCCTTTATCAGCTGGCAGTCTGTACTTACTAAGgtattttgctctgctttcatCAGCTTGctactttgctgctgctgtttttggGACTGAAGTTGGGGTTGGGTGGATTGATACTGTTGTGCTTGTTGCTGCAGTATCTGTAGCTGGGTTTGGCCAACATGGTGCTGAGTTTGTATCTGCTGCTTCAAATCTTCTAGCAGTGATCCTGTCATACCAGCCATTCCAGGCATACCGAATGTGGCAGAACCAGGCAAACCCAGGTCTGGGCTTAAGCTAAATTCTGTCCCAGGTATATAGAATGGGAAAAGGAACTGAGGCTGTTGAAATTGCAGCAGTGCTTCTGGTGTCATTGGAAAATGAGGCAAAAAAGCTGGGTTTAGAAACTGGGGTTGAAAGAACGCAGCTTGCTGTTGCAGTTCATGCTGTAGTTGCATTTGAAGTTGTGCTGGTGACTGGGGTGGGTGATGTGTAGGCTGagcagaaattaattcagaagcttgctttttatttaattctttggcatctaaatgtgtttctttgctgttaACTGCTGGTAAGCTCATAGATTCTAGCATTCCTTGGCTGGGGCTATTAACATTCCCTGCTACACTATTTCCGCTACTTATATTACCACTTGGTTCTAATTTTGCAGCCCTTGCCTTTGTCTGATGAAGCACAGATCTCATATGGATTTCCAATGTAGAACTTTGGCTATACGCAACATTACAAATGCTGCATTTGTAGGGTTTGTTGTCAGTGCTGCTGTTAGTTTCTTGAGGGACAGGACTCGATGCTTCCTGCAAAACCTTTTTGAGTTTATGTAAATGGGACACTGAGTTATAGTGGACCAAGAGAATGTTCTTTTGGGTGAAAGACTCTTTACACACTGTACACTTATACGGGCGAGATGGATCCAGAAATTTTTCCATAGTAAAGTTTGGCCCTTTTCTAAAAGGTAAGGTCCGCTTTGGTTCTGAGCCCATATCATCTGGAATAGAGCTACTATCGCTTCCTACCGGACTTGCTTTACCTTCCTGGTCCATCTCATAATCTCTTTCTATTTCCTGTTCTAGTGCATGATCATCTTGTGCCATACTTTCACTTTCTGCCCAGAGTTCACCATTGACAGGTAAAGATGCACACAGCTGCTGAAGTTCAGCTTCATTGAGTTCAGGGTGGCCTGCTTCcaagtgtttttttaaagcctggAATGTACGGAAGCTACGTTGGCAAAGGCTACACATGGTAGCCGCCCGAATAGCATGATACTGGGAATGTATCTGAAGCTTCTGCATAGTCTTAAAAGCCAAGCTGCAATGGTTACAACGGTACTTATAGACATGGCGGTCAGAAACAGAGAGCTGTTGCTTCTTCTGCTGTTCATTTAGCTGATCTGTCACTGAGTCAGTGGTCTTTAtatctttgctgctgctcttaTTCCAATCTGGTGTTTCAGTAGATTCCTTAGGTGGCTTCTGTTCCTCAGTCTTAATTTCCATTCCGGTTTTTGATTCATCGATCCCAGGGGTACTTTTCTCATCCACAGGACTTTCACCTAGTTAAAGAAAGTTAAGCATCTTTTACACAAGTAGAAGAGAATAGCACATAgtaataatgttttttttttcatcagaaaccAAGTGAGGCACCTGGTATGCCATGTGTTGGCCTAGCAAAGTATAGCGACCCATCCTTGTCCCAGAGAATAAAGCAGACAGGACCAAcatgaggttaaaaaaaagtaatagaatCCAAACATGATTATCAGAATGGCAGTGGCAGTTGGCCTGGGAGTGGCACAGGGTTTCTCTTTGTCATAAGGTGGGATTTTGTTAGTACAATGGGAGCACCAAACaagaataagaaacaaaatagtaGCAAAGAGGCCGGTATTAGAAATGGGTCAATAGGTAGAACTGGTGATtagaaagggggagaaaagtggtctgaggagagagggaggagcaTGATGTGAGAGGTAGCAAAGCAGCTTCCCAGCACAGAATACAGTAAATGTCCAGGGTAAGAAATCTGCTATTGGAAAGACAGGCAGGATCATGTACCTAGCATGCCCCATCAATGTTGATGAAAGTGCCACTGTCTTTCAGGGTGGGGTCGTATTTGCTGGTTAAACAAGGAGAGTCTTACCTGCAGACTGGCTAAACCACTACCCCAAGCAACATACACGTGGCATACACGTGCATCCTAGTAGCTCTGCATGGGTGCAGTCAGCCAAATTCAggcccatttttatttttcactttttatctctttggctATATGCAACCCAAAAAGGATTCACTTTGCTTAGAAAGAAACAAGTGGTTTTTAGATTGCCCTACCTAGCTTTAAcatgcctctgctttttcttgcaTACCTGGGTATTTCCCAGATCCCTCAGCTGTAATGGTTGCAGATGTGTCACGTTCAGATTTCTctgaggcagctgctggcaagaGCATACTATTGGGCATCATGACATCTGGTACAGGAACCTTTGAAAACCAAGAACACAGTATTATTACAGGAAAAGTCATACTATTTAATACTATACAACAGTATGAAATTATAATTCAGAAGATCCACCGTATCTGGATCAAAGACTGCCAGTACTAAACCAAGACCTTGATTCAGTTTTTGATAATGGTTTCCGACAGACCACAAATCCAGAGCATCAGGTGTCCCTTGGTGGAGAATCAACTCAAAATAATCCACAATAAGGTGATGCTGTAGAACTACATACACTCAATATTTCATTGGTCTCAGTGTCACCACAAAGAAGGTTTTGCTGGCTCTGTCAGGTTGGTTGAATTTACCAGGGGAATTCTCCTTGGACATTTTCCAAAGATGGAGATCGTGTTGAGATACTATCACCAGTCAGTTCTTGCCTAAGGGCATTCCCACTTTGCTTCACTTGTATTGTTTTTTAAGCAAACGCTGGACCTTCCATgatctttgaaagaaaactttaaGTTTGTTTCTATACAGAAATGGCAACCTTtattgcaatttaaaataagatttttctctttcttgtctTTACTTGCTTATGTATCTTCTCCAACCCACATTACCTGTTGTGTTATCCTTTCAGATTATAGACAGAAATCTTTGAAGGATGCACTATTACAGGTGTCTGACAGTACTCAGTTTAGTTAAGCTGACATGAATATTTGCTCAATacttcatgttttccttttgcttagCTCTTTAAAACAACCATATCTGAAATAAAGGATTGTCTAGCGGCTCAGAGTAAGATTTAGCAAGACTGGGTTCAAACTCCTGCACTGCCAGAATCTGTCTAAATGACCTTGGGTAAATCAGTTCAGActgtgctgcagctcctcaACTCTAACATGAGCATAGTACTTCCTTACTTCATACAGAGGTAACAAGAATATCCATAGGAGAGATTTCTGAGTGGTAAATAATAATGTAAGCTACATACATTACTAGGTATGAGGAGAAATAACCTTTGCTCCTTTTTAACAgtttaacaaaattattttaaaccttTATTAAAGTACAGAAAAATTGTGTATgcgtatatatgtatgtatggaTGGATTTGTACCAATCGcctattaggaaaaatattctagacgtattttaaaaagccctggACTTAGtatatttgtaatttaaacATGGCATTAATAGCATCGTCTCAGATGACCAGtgactttgtttttgtttttgagggaaggacttttaaaaaaaattatgtaggAAACTGCAAATGtcctagagaagaaaaattttctaTAAATTATACTTATTTCATCATCAGAGAGTTCAGATATGGACAGATCATATTAGTGTTAGCAACTAGGACAGTTTAGATGATGTAGATTATGTTTTTCAATCTCTTTTTCTGCcaaacaaccttttttttttctctcagaaacagagagacaactCCTCAGTACCtggagaggagagcagaggagaggagaggagaggagtgGAGAGGAGAGAGATTTCAAAGTTGCCCCATTATTAGCATAGAAGGAAGCATGGAGAACTTGAGAAGAAAGCTAATAATCCTCAATagggagggatttttttccacatttttccagtttcctAAAAGTGTCTAGAAAAGTTAGATTTCTAtggcattttctttgcagtgggCCAAAATTACACAGTCTGGCAGAGCTATAGTTAGtagttagggaaaaaaaaagaagaaagaaaactttaaacTGCTTTTGGATCCCCAATTCTGTATTTGCTCATCAGCACCAGGCACAAGGAACTTTAGACCTTCAGCCAAGAGCTCTttcaattcttatttttttgccACTTTACTTGGGAATGAGGTCATAGACCTAGAAGCACAACTGTATACATGAAGGAGGAGTCTatgaatacagaaataaatcctTAAGGAGGTGGATACTTGAGATTTCCAAGTGCATTTCCTTCTAAAAAGGCAAGAGACAACCAGAATCAGGGTGTCTTAGGAGGCCTGTTTTATAACTGAATCTGTGatgtaataataaatattttctagacCTGATTATGTCTTTACTAGCATTGTTTTGAATGGTGCTGaatcattatttttttgcagACATGTATTATTTTGACATGGTTTGTGCACTTTTGCAGTGAAGAACAGGATTTTCCTGGTAAGGATGGAACGGGATTCATCCTCCAAATAGAGTTTGCTGCTTATAGCATTCATTCCAATCATGGAGAAACCAGTTCAAGTCCTTGCCTGATCCAGGGTGGGTACCTGAAATCAGATATTCCATATCTGATATGGCATATCCATATCCATATTtttcccactctactcagccctagtgagaccacatttggagtactgtgtccagttttgggccccccagtttaagaaggatgtagAACTCCTTGAACAAGTCCAGAGAGGATGATCAGAggtctggagcatctcccttatgaggaaaggctgagagacttgggtttgttcagcctggagaagactgaggggggatttcataaatacctataaatatgtaaagggtgggtgtcaggacgatgggactaggctcttttcattagtgcctgatgacaggacaaggggcgatgggcacaagttggattataggaagttccacctcaatatgaggaaaaacttacTTCCTG contains the following coding sequences:
- the ZFHX4 gene encoding zinc finger homeobox protein 4 isoform X2; this encodes METCDSPTISRQENGQSTSKLCGTTQLDNEVPEKVAGMEPDRENSSTDDNLRTDERKSEILLGFSVENAAATQVTSAKEIPCNECATSFPSLQKYMEHHCPNARLPVLKDDNESEISELEDSDVENLTGEIVYQPDGSAYIIEDSKESGQNAQTGANSKLFSTAMFLDSLTSAGEKNEQSASAPMSFYPQIINTFHIASSLGKPFTADQAFPNTSALAGVGPVLHSFRVYDLRHKRDKDYLTSDGSAKNSCVSKDVPNNVDLSKFDGCVSDGKRKPVLMCFLCKLSFGYIRSFVTHAVHDHRMTLNEEEQKLLSNKYVSAIIQGIGKDKEPLISFLEPKKSTSVYPHFSTTNLIGPDPTFRGLWSAFHVENGDSLQAGFAFLKGSASTAGSAEQPLGITQMPKAEVNLGGLSSLVANTPITSVSLSHSSSESNKLSESKDQENNCERQKETNTLHPNGEFPIKSEPTEPVEEEDEDTYSNELDDDEVLGELADSIGSKDFPLLNQSISPLSSSVLKFIEKGTSSSSATVSDDTDKTKQTAAHRHSSNVTSNYSISGKDFADASAGKDSPTALHPNETVRGDEDSSVTPHQHSFTPSTPSAGDGSPGSGIECPKCDTVLGSSRSLGGHMTMMHSRNSCKTLKCPKCNWHYKYQQTLEAHMKEKHPEPGGSCVYCKTGQPHPRLARGESYTCGYKPFRCEVCNYSTTTKGNLSIHMQSDKHLNNVQNLQNGNGEQVYGHTAPPANAALSGCGTPSPSKPKQKPTWRCEVCDYETNVARNLRIHMTSEKHMHNMMLLQQNMKQIQHNLHLGLAPAEAELYQYYLAQNIGLTGMKLENPADPQMMINPFQLDPATAAALAPGLGELSPYISDPALKLFQCAVCNKFTSDSLEALSVHVSSERSLPEEEWRAVIGDIYQCKLCNYNTQLKANFQLHCKTDKHMQKYQLVAHIKEGGKTNEWRLKCIAIGNPVHLKCNACDYYTNSVDKLRLHTTNHRHEAALKLYKHLQKHESAVNPESCYYYCALCDYSTKVKLNLVQHVRSVKHQQTEGLRKLQLHQQGLAPEEDNLSEIFFVKDCPPNELEEQGEDTEGSAKSTSVAVADDKDSSERDNSEGKKSCKDSGIVTPEKEPKVNTVVGAQQLLLAKEEDGAAKKSKPPEDNKFCHEQFYQCPYCNYNSRDPNRIQMHVLSQHSMQPVICCPLCQDVLSNKMHLQLHLTHLHSVSPDCVEKLLMTVPVPDVMMPNSMLLPAAASEKSERDTSATITAEGSGKYPGESPVDEKSTPGIDESKTGMEIKTEEQKPPKESTETPDWNKSSSKDIKTTDSVTDQLNEQQKKQQLSVSDRHVYKYRCNHCSLAFKTMQKLQIHSQYHAIRAATMCSLCQRSFRTFQALKKHLEAGHPELNEAELQQLCASLPVNGELWAESESMAQDDHALEQEIERDYEMDQEGKASPVGSDSSSIPDDMGSEPKRTLPFRKGPNFTMEKFLDPSRPYKCTVCKESFTQKNILLVHYNSVSHLHKLKKVLQEASSPVPQETNSSTDNKPYKCSICNVAYSQSSTLEIHMRSVLHQTKARAAKLEPSGNISSGNSVAGNVNSPSQGMLESMSLPAVNSKETHLDAKELNKKQASELISAQPTHHPPQSPAQLQMQLQHELQQQAAFFQPQFLNPAFLPHFPMTPEALLQFQQPQFLFPFYIPGTEFSLSPDLGLPGSATFGMPGMAGMTGSLLEDLKQQIQTQHHVGQTQLQILQQQAQQYQSTQPQLQSQKQQQQSSKLMKAEQNTLVSTDCQLIKDMPSYKESEEISEKQEKPKQEFTNENEGLKENKDMKKPKSSEPAIPPPRIASGARGNAAKALLENFGFELVIQYNENRQKVQKKSKAGDGENTDKLECGTCSKLFSNILILKSHQEHVHGQFFPYGALEKFARQYREAYDKLYPISPSSPETPPPPPPPPPPPPPPPPPTPSQPSSAGAGKIQNTTPTPLQAPPPTPPPPPPPPPPPPPPPPPPSAPPQVQLPVSLDLPLFPPIMMQPVQHPALPPQLALQLPPMDTLSADLTQLCQQQLGLDPNFLRHSQFKRPRTRITDDQLKILRAYFDINNSPSEEQIQEMAEKSGLSQKVIKHWFRNTLFKERQRNKDSPYNFSNPPITVLEDIRIDPQPSAVEPYKSDASFSKRSSRTRFTDYQLRVLQDFFDTNAYPKDDEIEQLSTVLNLPTRVIVVWFQNARQKARKSYENQAETKDNEKRELTNERYIRTSNMQYQCKKCSVVFPRIFDLITHQKKQCYKDEDDDAQDESQTEDSMDASDQTVYKNCTVSGQNDSSKSLAVTAASSGSGSSTPLIPSPKPEPEKASPKPESTEKPKPNETISKQTDTTSQSTKPVQSTPVTSSDPQPSASQPQQQKQSQMVGRPPSASQTTPVPSSPLPISMTSLQNSLPPQLLQYQCDQCTVAFPTLELWQEHQHMHFLAAQNQFLHSQFLERPMDMPYMIFDPNNPLMTGQLLNSSLAQMPPQTGSSHTAHPATVSGSLKRKLDDKEENNCSEKEGGNSGEDQHRDKRLRTTITPEQLEILYEKYLLDSNPTRKMLDHIAREVGLKKRVVQVWFQNTRARERKGQFRAVGPAQSHKRCPFCRALFKAKSALESHIRSRHWNEGKQAGYSLPPSPLISTEDGGESPQKYIFFDYPSLSIAKTELSSENELASTVSTPVSKTAEMSPKNLLSPSSFKAESSEDIENLNAPPADSGYDQNKTDFDETSSINTAISDATTGDEGNNEMESTTGSSGDAKPASPPKEPKPLVNDTLPKAATTPTNENTDDKFLFSLTSPSIHFSEKDGDHDQSYYITDDPDDNADRSETSSIADPSSPNPFGASNPFKSKNSDRPGHKRFRTQMSNLQLKVLKACFSDYRTPTMQECEMLGNEIGLPKRVVQVWFQNARAKEKKFKINIGKPFMINQTGPDGTKPECSLCGVKYSARLSIRDHIFSKQHITKVRETVGSQLDREKDYLAPTTVRQLMAQQELDRIKKATDVLGLTVQQPGMMDSSSLHGISLPAAYPGLPGLPPVLLPGMNGPSSLPGFPQSSNTLTSPGAGMLGFPTSATSSPALSLSSAPSKPLLQTPPPPPPPPPPPPPPPPPPPPPPPPSSSLSGQQTEQQSKESEKKNTINKPNKVKKIKEEELEANKPEKHLKKEEKISSALSVLGKVVGEAHVDPTQLQALQNAIAGDPASFIGGQFLPYFIPGFASYFTPQLPGTVQGGYLPPVCGMESLFPYGPAVPQTIAGLSPGALLQQYQQYQQNLQDSLQKQQKQQQEQQQKQVQAKSSKAENDQQQNSSDTSETKEDRSSATESTKEEPQLDSKSADFSDTYIVPFVKYEFICRKCQMMFTDEDAAVNHQKSFCYFGQPLIDPQETVLRVPVSKYQCLACDVAISGNEALSQHLQSSLHKEKTIKQAMRNAKEHVRLLPHSVCSPNPNTTSTSQSAASSNNTYPHLSCFSMKSWPNILFQASARKAASSPSSPPSLSLPSTVTSSLCSTSGVQTSLPTESCSDESDSELSQKLEDLDNSLEVKAKPASGLDGNFNSIRMDMFSV